The Elaeis guineensis isolate ETL-2024a chromosome 13, EG11, whole genome shotgun sequence genome includes a region encoding these proteins:
- the LOC105032524 gene encoding uncharacterized protein → MEWWDRVAFPMRRVWIGVTTRLGLRKTGLGRLRKEVSTCEYEDVHVMWELLRRTDAEVARMRPGRRRRRRGRHVWDVFGWARRAAPCNYCRGF, encoded by the exons atggagtggtgggatcgcgtGGCGTTTCCGATGAGGAGGGTCTGGATCGGCGTCACCACTCGCCTCGGCCTCCGGAAGACTG GGTTGGGGAGGCTGAGGAAGGAGGTGAGCACGTGCGAGTATGAAGACGTGCACGTGATGTGGGAGCTGCTGCGGAGGACGGACGCGGAGGTGGCGAGGATGAgaccggggaggaggaggaggaggagggggcggCACGTGTGGGATGTGTTCGGGTGGGCTCGGCGAGCGGCGCCGTGCAACTACTGCCGGGGCTTCTGA